A genomic window from Tautonia rosea includes:
- the groL gene encoding chaperonin GroEL (60 kDa chaperone family; promotes refolding of misfolded polypeptides especially under stressful conditions; forms two stacked rings of heptamers to form a barrel-shaped 14mer; ends can be capped by GroES; misfolded proteins enter the barrel where they are refolded when GroES binds): MAKQLLFSDAARRKMLSGIDTLAHAVGTTLGPTGRNVILSKSFGGPAVTKDGVTVAKEIELPDPFENMGAKLVNVVASKTSDIAGDGTTTATILARAIFREGLRTVTTGANPTAVRRGIEKAVDAAVGELIENVSREVTKPEEIAQVGTISANNDPSIGSMLAEAVSKVGNDGVITVEEGKTSSTTLEFVEGLQFDKGYLSPYFVTSPTTMEAVLDDALILLHEKKISSLRELIPLLERVAQSGQPLLIISEDVEGEALATLVVNRLRGILNICAVKAPGFGDRRKAMLQDMAILTGGTVVSEDLGLKLENLTLQQLGSAKQIKVSKDSTTIIQGAGKKEDIQKRIDQLRKQISETDSEYDREKFQERLAKITGGVAVISVGAPTEAAMKELKARVEDALHATRAAAEEGIVPGGGSALLRTVPAVKALHASLEGDEKVGAAIVLRALEEPARMIAQNAGHDGAVVAQEILEKGGSVGFNANTGEFVDMFEAGIIDPTKVTRTALQNAASISGLMLTTEAMITNLKDEDEEKGAKRIEGSIR, translated from the coding sequence GTGGCCAAGCAGTTGCTCTTCTCCGATGCGGCACGGCGGAAGATGCTCTCGGGCATCGATACGCTGGCGCACGCTGTCGGCACTACGCTCGGACCGACGGGCCGCAACGTAATCCTTAGCAAGTCCTTCGGCGGACCCGCCGTCACCAAGGACGGTGTGACCGTCGCCAAGGAGATCGAGCTTCCGGACCCCTTCGAGAACATGGGGGCCAAGCTCGTCAACGTCGTTGCCTCAAAGACCTCTGATATCGCTGGCGACGGAACGACAACCGCTACCATCCTTGCCCGAGCCATCTTCCGGGAAGGGCTTCGCACCGTCACCACCGGGGCCAATCCGACTGCCGTTCGACGCGGCATTGAAAAGGCGGTCGACGCCGCAGTTGGCGAGCTGATCGAGAACGTCAGTCGGGAAGTGACCAAGCCGGAAGAGATTGCCCAGGTCGGCACCATCTCGGCGAACAATGATCCGTCGATCGGCTCAATGCTGGCCGAAGCCGTCAGCAAGGTCGGCAACGACGGCGTCATCACCGTCGAGGAAGGGAAGACCTCGTCGACCACACTTGAATTCGTTGAGGGTCTTCAGTTTGACAAGGGTTACCTGAGCCCTTACTTCGTCACCAGCCCAACGACAATGGAGGCCGTCCTCGATGACGCGCTGATCCTCTTGCATGAAAAGAAGATCAGCAGTCTTCGTGAACTGATTCCATTGCTCGAACGCGTGGCTCAGTCTGGTCAGCCGCTCTTGATCATCTCTGAGGACGTTGAGGGAGAGGCGCTGGCGACCCTCGTGGTGAATCGGCTCCGAGGCATCCTCAATATCTGCGCGGTCAAGGCTCCTGGTTTCGGCGATCGTCGCAAGGCGATGCTTCAAGACATGGCCATCCTTACTGGCGGCACTGTCGTCAGTGAAGATCTCGGCCTGAAACTGGAGAACCTGACCCTTCAGCAACTCGGCTCGGCCAAGCAGATCAAGGTGAGCAAAGATAGCACCACGATCATTCAGGGAGCCGGGAAGAAAGAAGATATTCAGAAGCGAATTGATCAACTGCGCAAGCAGATTTCCGAAACCGATTCTGAATACGACCGAGAGAAGTTCCAGGAACGTTTGGCGAAGATCACCGGGGGCGTCGCCGTGATCAGTGTCGGCGCTCCGACCGAAGCCGCCATGAAGGAACTGAAGGCCCGCGTCGAAGATGCCCTTCACGCCACTCGGGCAGCGGCCGAGGAAGGGATTGTTCCCGGTGGTGGGTCGGCGCTCTTGCGTACCGTCCCTGCGGTCAAGGCGCTGCACGCTTCACTCGAAGGTGACGAAAAGGTCGGTGCCGCGATCGTCTTGCGGGCGCTTGAAGAACCGGCCCGTATGATTGCCCAGAACGCCGGGCATGACGGAGCAGTAGTTGCACAGGAAATCTTGGAAAAGGGTGGAAGTGTCGGCTTTAACGCGAACACCGGCGAATTTGTCGACATGTTTGAAGCCGGCATCATCGACCCAACCAAGGTGACGCGAACAGCCCTCCAGAACGCCGCGTCGATCTCTGGGCTGATGCTCACGACCGAGGCAATGATCACCAATCTCAAGGACGAAGACGAAGAGAAGGGCGCCAAGCGTATCGAAGGCTCGATTCGCTGA
- the dnaJ gene encoding molecular chaperone DnaJ yields MATTKRDYYEILGLQRGATPDEIKGAYRQQAKRFHPDRNPGDQEAERKFREAAEAYEVLSDQNKRARYDRYGHAGLEGAGVHDFRSAEEIFSAFGDIFGGSGLFGDFFGPRRRGPRAGSDLLVRLEIELEEAARGATRTIELDRQEYCTTCNGTGARPGTVASTCDYCGGRGQIVTARGFFQMAQTCPACGGEGVRVVDPCSTCRGSGRELKLVSVQVRIPAGVDTGTILQLRNQGEPGDPGAPRGNLRVQIQVRPHAFFVRKGNDLICQVPISYPQAALGAEIEVPTLDGPSPLTVPRGSQSGDILKLRGRGMPDLSGSGRGDEMVEVLIETPRRLSARQEELLRELAELDHHDVSPKRKSFLEKLRDFFTEPEEGETETPQ; encoded by the coding sequence ATGGCAACGACCAAGCGTGATTATTACGAGATTCTCGGGCTCCAGCGCGGCGCGACGCCCGACGAAATCAAGGGAGCTTATCGACAGCAGGCCAAGCGGTTCCATCCCGACCGCAACCCTGGCGACCAGGAAGCCGAGCGGAAATTCCGTGAAGCGGCCGAAGCGTACGAGGTCCTCTCCGATCAAAATAAGCGGGCTCGATATGACCGCTATGGTCACGCCGGACTCGAAGGAGCCGGAGTGCACGACTTCCGATCCGCCGAGGAAATCTTCTCCGCATTCGGAGATATCTTCGGTGGCTCCGGTCTCTTCGGTGATTTCTTTGGCCCTCGACGCCGAGGGCCGCGGGCCGGTTCTGACCTGCTCGTTCGGCTCGAAATCGAGCTGGAAGAAGCGGCCCGAGGAGCGACGAGAACAATTGAACTCGACCGACAAGAGTATTGCACCACGTGCAATGGGACCGGAGCTCGTCCTGGGACCGTTGCATCCACGTGCGACTATTGCGGAGGTCGAGGGCAAATCGTCACCGCTCGCGGCTTTTTCCAGATGGCCCAGACCTGTCCCGCCTGTGGAGGAGAAGGGGTTCGAGTCGTAGACCCATGCTCAACTTGTCGGGGATCGGGACGGGAGCTCAAACTTGTCTCGGTTCAGGTTCGCATTCCGGCTGGTGTTGATACCGGAACAATTCTTCAACTCCGGAACCAGGGTGAGCCTGGTGACCCAGGCGCTCCTCGAGGCAATCTTCGCGTCCAGATTCAGGTTCGCCCTCACGCCTTCTTCGTTCGCAAGGGCAATGACCTGATTTGCCAGGTACCCATCAGCTATCCCCAGGCCGCACTCGGTGCTGAAATCGAAGTGCCAACGCTTGACGGCCCCAGCCCACTGACCGTTCCGAGAGGTTCGCAGAGTGGCGATATTCTGAAGCTTCGTGGTCGAGGGATGCCAGACCTCTCTGGCTCTGGTCGAGGGGATGAGATGGTCGAAGTCTTGATCGAAACTCCTCGCCGACTTTCGGCTCGGCAGGAAGAACTTCTCCGCGAACTGGCAGAACTCGATCACCATGACGTCAGCCCGAAGCGCAAGAGTTTCCTCGAAAAACTTCGCGACTTCTTCACCGAACCCGAGGAGGGGGAAACCGAAACTCCCCAATGA
- the grpE gene encoding nucleotide exchange factor GrpE translates to MSDSNPQNSSEEVSTDPKARTAAQGTDATNAAMRQELDEVVRQRDDYLEQLRRSQADFLNFQKRSRSQAEADRVYAAAPLANDLLAVMDNFERAIEAARQSGAEGIITGLDMVHKQLLDALAKHGVEPISAMGEAFDPNIHEALMQQPSAEHPEGTVVAELSRGYRLQDRVLRPSRVAVSVKPS, encoded by the coding sequence ATGAGCGATTCGAATCCCCAGAACTCCTCCGAAGAGGTTTCGACCGACCCCAAGGCTCGAACCGCTGCCCAAGGGACCGACGCCACAAACGCTGCGATGCGACAGGAACTGGACGAAGTCGTCCGGCAGCGAGACGATTATCTTGAACAACTGCGTCGATCGCAGGCGGACTTCCTCAACTTCCAAAAGCGAAGCCGATCTCAGGCCGAGGCCGATCGCGTATATGCCGCTGCTCCCCTCGCTAATGATCTTCTCGCAGTTATGGATAACTTCGAACGCGCCATCGAAGCAGCCCGACAGTCCGGAGCCGAAGGAATCATTACCGGACTGGACATGGTCCACAAACAACTCCTCGATGCATTGGCGAAGCACGGCGTCGAACCCATCTCAGCGATGGGAGAAGCGTTCGACCCAAACATCCATGAGGCCCTCATGCAGCAACCCTCTGCCGAACATCCTGAAGGGACAGTCGTCGCCGAACTCAGTCGAGGGTATCGCCTGCAGGACCGGGTGTTGCGACCGAGTCGAGTGGCTGTCTCTGTGAAACCATCCTGA
- a CDS encoding FmdB family zinc ribbon protein, giving the protein MPTYDYICDSCKHEFEAFESIKADPQTICPACQQETLRRKIGAGAAILFKGSGFYLTDYRSDSYKKAAKADSESSSSTSSSSKSDSKPAASSGSTSD; this is encoded by the coding sequence ATGCCGACCTACGACTACATTTGCGATAGTTGCAAGCATGAGTTTGAGGCCTTTGAGTCGATCAAGGCCGACCCTCAAACCATCTGCCCCGCCTGCCAGCAGGAAACCCTCCGCCGCAAGATTGGTGCGGGTGCTGCGATCTTGTTCAAGGGCTCCGGCTTTTACCTGACAGACTACCGGAGTGATTCCTACAAGAAAGCCGCAAAGGCCGATTCAGAATCCTCAAGTTCCACGAGCTCAAGCTCCAAATCAGATTCGAAGCCAGCAGCGTCGAGTGGTTCTACCTCTGACTGA
- a CDS encoding DNA gyrase inhibitor YacG has product MIRGKCPLCGREFEGTDLGSLPHFPFCSERCRMIDLGRWVEGAYTIPGAPTSALPSDELDEETDE; this is encoded by the coding sequence ATGATTCGTGGTAAGTGCCCCTTGTGTGGCCGGGAGTTCGAAGGAACCGACCTCGGCTCCCTCCCACACTTCCCATTTTGTTCAGAACGGTGTCGGATGATTGACCTGGGTCGATGGGTGGAAGGAGCCTATACCATCCCCGGGGCCCCTACCTCAGCGCTCCCTTCTGACGAACTTGATGAAGAAACCGACGAGTAA
- a CDS encoding NAD-dependent epimerase/dehydratase family protein translates to MHLLVTGGAGYVGSTLVPELLNRGHRVRVLDSLKFGGHGLLPCCQNRFFELQKGDVCDPKTVETALEGVDAVIHLAAIVGYPACKKEPQLAQAVNVDSTKLILEKRNKDQKVLYASTGSIYGSIPDYICNENTPRAPITLYGETKAKAEQMVLDAGNGIAYRFATAFGVSNRMRLDLMPNDFTYQAVKNRNLIVYEGGFKRTFVHVRDMARSFIFALERWDEVKDDVYNVGHESMNFTKQDVARKILEHVDYYLHFAEVGTDADQRNYEVSYEKIRAKGFETTIDLDRGIRELVQAAKLIEWSNPFSNV, encoded by the coding sequence ATGCACCTCCTCGTCACCGGCGGCGCGGGCTATGTCGGTTCGACCCTGGTCCCCGAACTTCTCAATCGCGGCCACCGGGTCCGCGTGCTCGATTCGCTGAAGTTCGGAGGTCATGGGTTACTTCCTTGCTGCCAAAATCGTTTCTTCGAACTCCAAAAAGGGGACGTGTGCGACCCCAAGACCGTTGAAACCGCGCTCGAGGGCGTGGACGCGGTAATCCACCTCGCCGCGATTGTGGGCTATCCGGCTTGTAAGAAAGAGCCGCAACTGGCACAGGCAGTCAACGTCGACTCGACGAAGCTGATTCTGGAGAAGCGAAACAAGGATCAGAAGGTTTTATATGCTTCCACCGGAAGCATTTACGGATCGATCCCCGATTACATCTGCAATGAGAACACGCCACGGGCGCCGATCACCCTCTACGGAGAAACCAAGGCCAAGGCCGAGCAAATGGTGCTCGACGCCGGGAATGGGATTGCCTACCGGTTCGCGACCGCCTTCGGTGTGAGTAACCGAATGCGTCTCGACCTGATGCCGAACGACTTTACCTATCAAGCTGTGAAGAACCGCAACTTGATTGTTTATGAAGGCGGCTTCAAGCGTACGTTCGTGCATGTTCGCGACATGGCCCGTTCGTTCATCTTTGCCCTGGAGCGTTGGGACGAGGTCAAGGATGATGTCTACAATGTTGGCCATGAGAGCATGAACTTCACCAAACAGGATGTTGCCCGCAAAATTTTGGAACATGTCGATTATTACCTCCACTTCGCCGAGGTAGGCACCGACGCCGACCAACGGAACTATGAGGTGAGTTACGAGAAGATTCGGGCCAAGGGCTTTGAGACCACCATCGACCTTGACCGAGGCATCCGAGAACTGGTCCAGGCCGCGAAACTGATCGAGTGGTCGAACCCGTTCAGTAACGTCTGA
- a CDS encoding NAD-dependent epimerase/dehydratase family protein, which produces MKGFWSGKRVTVTGGAGFLGKHIVARLESFGAEVYVPRKRDYDLTTLDACLRCLLEHPCDTLIHAAAYYGGIGINVNEPGQLYYQNLVMGANLMEAARLTKVDKVVNIGTACSYPGYLEGELKEQDLWAGPCHASVVNYGLTKKMLAVQGVAYKKQYGLDSIHLILTNLYGPGDSYNPDRSHVVAALVRKWVEADLNKAHEVEVWGTGKPIREFIYVEDCADAIVLAAEVYNDETLPLNIGTGIGTSIKELAETVHDLSGFKGTLRWNVDKPDGAAKKVLDVTRMTQVLDGWTPPTDLRTGLAKTISWYRANKDEADAKW; this is translated from the coding sequence ATGAAGGGTTTCTGGTCGGGCAAGCGAGTCACGGTCACCGGCGGAGCCGGGTTTCTTGGAAAGCACATCGTCGCGCGGCTCGAATCGTTCGGGGCCGAGGTCTACGTTCCTCGTAAGAGAGACTATGACCTCACGACCCTCGATGCTTGCCTACGTTGCCTGCTAGAGCATCCCTGCGACACCTTGATTCATGCAGCGGCCTATTACGGTGGCATCGGAATCAATGTGAATGAACCGGGGCAGCTTTATTATCAAAATCTCGTCATGGGTGCGAACCTCATGGAGGCGGCCCGCTTGACGAAGGTCGACAAGGTCGTCAACATCGGCACCGCGTGCAGCTACCCCGGCTATCTGGAAGGGGAACTCAAGGAGCAAGATCTCTGGGCTGGACCCTGTCACGCTAGCGTGGTCAACTACGGCCTGACGAAAAAAATGTTGGCGGTCCAGGGGGTCGCCTACAAGAAGCAATACGGCCTCGACTCGATCCACCTGATCCTGACGAACCTTTATGGGCCGGGCGACTCGTACAATCCAGACCGCTCTCACGTCGTCGCCGCTCTGGTACGGAAGTGGGTTGAGGCCGATTTGAACAAGGCCCACGAAGTTGAGGTCTGGGGCACTGGCAAGCCAATCCGGGAATTCATCTACGTCGAAGATTGTGCCGACGCGATTGTTCTCGCCGCAGAGGTCTACAATGACGAGACCTTGCCCCTGAATATCGGGACCGGCATTGGTACCTCGATCAAGGAACTCGCTGAGACGGTCCACGATCTCTCCGGGTTCAAGGGCACACTTCGGTGGAACGTCGACAAGCCCGACGGCGCAGCCAAAAAGGTCCTCGACGTGACCCGAATGACTCAGGTCCTCGACGGCTGGACGCCGCCGACCGACCTCCGGACTGGACTGGCCAAGACGATCTCCTGGTATCGTGCCAACAAGGATGAGGCCGACGCCAAATGGTGA
- a CDS encoding glycosyltransferase family 4 protein, with translation MVSDIPKPSSPPRSGRRWRAEHDLEGATRPHTGSRIGQARRRPRILFVNQYYWPDHASTAQHLTDLAESLVDRGYEVHVLCARGRYEPGVEPPPGEETHNGVQIHRVRATSLGRGSVFKRMTDYLSFYLGAAHKAFTLPKFEVVVTLTTPPIIGLVGTILRRLKGSCQVYWSMDLHPDASLAIGQMSKRNPIVAALTWLSDFVYRQADRVVVLGPYMADRIRDKGVRDARMVEIPVWSRQDEIFPIARQGHPMRASLGLSEKFVVMYSGNLGLAHSATEFIEAARRLRDRKEIVFLFVGGGPRLREVRDAKQDEGLENIQLLDYVPREQLHESLTVADAHLVSMRSEMTGIVVPGKLYGAMASERPVLFVGPDHSETADTIRQAGCGITVRLGEVDSLVDAITYLADHPSAATTMGQKGRSAFLAEFEREGCCEQWSALMGELVGDLRPSSVPDGPAVVSAIR, from the coding sequence ATGGTGAGCGATATTCCGAAGCCCAGCTCTCCTCCCCGATCTGGCCGTCGCTGGCGAGCCGAACATGATCTTGAGGGAGCGACACGACCTCACACGGGATCGAGAATCGGCCAAGCCCGGCGCAGACCTCGCATCCTCTTTGTCAACCAGTACTACTGGCCCGATCACGCTTCCACCGCCCAGCATTTGACAGACCTGGCCGAGTCCCTCGTTGATCGGGGTTACGAAGTCCATGTCCTGTGTGCTCGGGGCCGATACGAGCCGGGGGTCGAGCCTCCGCCAGGTGAGGAAACTCACAATGGCGTTCAGATTCACCGGGTTCGAGCCACCTCACTCGGTCGGGGAAGCGTTTTCAAACGCATGACCGATTACCTGAGCTTCTATCTTGGGGCGGCCCACAAGGCGTTCACACTGCCGAAATTCGAGGTGGTTGTCACACTCACGACACCACCAATCATCGGCCTCGTAGGGACGATCCTGCGCCGTCTTAAGGGATCGTGTCAGGTGTACTGGAGCATGGACCTTCACCCCGACGCCAGCCTGGCAATCGGGCAAATGTCCAAACGGAATCCCATTGTCGCGGCCCTCACCTGGCTGAGCGACTTTGTCTATCGACAGGCCGACCGCGTGGTCGTGCTCGGACCCTACATGGCCGATCGCATCCGGGACAAGGGAGTCCGCGATGCCCGGATGGTTGAGATCCCGGTCTGGAGCCGCCAGGATGAGATCTTCCCGATCGCTCGTCAGGGTCATCCCATGCGAGCATCGCTCGGGCTTTCTGAGAAATTCGTTGTGATGTACTCCGGCAATCTCGGTCTTGCTCACTCAGCGACCGAGTTCATCGAAGCCGCTCGACGGCTCCGAGATCGGAAAGAGATTGTCTTCTTGTTCGTGGGAGGTGGGCCAAGGCTTCGAGAAGTGAGGGATGCGAAACAGGATGAGGGACTGGAAAACATCCAGCTCCTTGACTATGTTCCTCGCGAACAGTTGCACGAATCGCTCACCGTTGCAGACGCACACCTCGTCTCGATGCGGTCCGAAATGACTGGTATCGTTGTGCCCGGAAAATTGTACGGTGCCATGGCATCGGAGCGTCCGGTACTCTTCGTCGGACCGGATCATAGTGAGACAGCCGACACAATTCGGCAGGCGGGATGTGGGATCACAGTACGTCTGGGCGAGGTCGATTCGCTCGTTGATGCGATCACGTACCTCGCCGATCATCCGTCAGCCGCGACTACGATGGGGCAAAAGGGCAGATCTGCGTTCCTCGCCGAATTCGAGCGCGAAGGATGCTGCGAACAGTGGTCGGCGCTGATGGGGGAACTCGTCGGCGACTTGCGGCCCAGTTCGGTCCCGGATGGTCCAGCAGTGGTCTCGGCCATCCGTTAA
- a CDS encoding ArnT family glycosyltransferase produces MANFATRSGTPGWAIAGLVLALIFAAWWRGHTFAPAMEDSLGLAPWPVVEGESEPLDCDEAAYAYMARRLFKGDRLYADLSENKPPLGYWIYSASAAIGGANELTIRLLPLPLVLVTVGLVWWIGLRLGGSIAAVMSAFLYVLLSTDPYVYGNGAQLEQAINCFAVAGLAAVLRAEQEPRRRGTWLIVAGVSVGLATAVKQVAALHLVILGVAVLAFPRRDDDGDSRVLDRLRSLGALIVGFLGVAVVVVAILFARGVAGDAYDDIILAGRALATDVPPELNAPSPLIRWMTGNADPKGELPPPFGSTKYLVWWGQGSWPIWLVAVPSLIGLAIRRPSIGRWVLVGWTISALVQVVAPRLYWAHYYLLPTPGLAMLVGVTLGDLVTSSQKTWRSWLLVLGLIGTILVFGAIQVRDYLLVPSEQLTIRHKGGGQWVELRKIGRDLGERTTNWDDPTLLVWGWQSPLNFYSNMDAPSRHFFTNNLMRDFADRPHPVVSPKIAELMTDLQENQPDLVLVAYPPFSALREFLEQGYLPTNLYRIPISPDGRGLWVRKDRLAELTRSMADRN; encoded by the coding sequence TTGGCCAACTTCGCCACACGATCCGGAACCCCTGGCTGGGCGATTGCAGGGCTCGTTCTCGCGTTGATCTTTGCGGCCTGGTGGCGCGGACATACGTTCGCACCGGCGATGGAAGACTCGCTCGGCCTGGCTCCCTGGCCAGTCGTTGAAGGGGAATCAGAACCGCTCGATTGCGACGAGGCTGCGTATGCCTACATGGCCCGAAGGCTCTTCAAGGGCGACCGACTCTATGCGGACCTGAGCGAAAACAAACCTCCCCTCGGATACTGGATCTATTCCGCGTCGGCGGCAATCGGAGGGGCGAACGAGCTGACCATCCGATTGCTTCCGCTCCCGCTGGTTCTCGTTACGGTCGGTCTGGTCTGGTGGATCGGCTTGCGACTTGGTGGATCAATTGCTGCCGTAATGTCTGCATTCCTCTACGTCTTGCTTAGCACAGACCCCTATGTTTACGGCAATGGAGCACAGCTCGAACAGGCAATCAATTGCTTTGCAGTGGCTGGGTTGGCTGCGGTCCTCAGGGCGGAGCAAGAGCCGCGAAGACGCGGGACGTGGCTGATCGTTGCCGGGGTTTCGGTGGGATTGGCGACCGCGGTCAAACAGGTGGCAGCCCTCCATCTGGTGATTCTTGGAGTGGCCGTGCTGGCATTCCCTCGCCGAGACGACGACGGGGATTCCAGAGTCCTCGATCGGCTGCGATCGCTTGGTGCCCTGATCGTCGGGTTTCTCGGGGTCGCAGTGGTTGTGGTTGCGATCCTCTTTGCTCGAGGTGTTGCGGGAGACGCGTACGATGACATTATCCTGGCCGGGAGAGCCCTGGCGACGGATGTCCCGCCCGAGCTGAACGCCCCATCGCCCCTCATCCGATGGATGACGGGCAATGCCGATCCCAAGGGAGAGTTACCCCCTCCGTTCGGTTCCACGAAGTACCTCGTCTGGTGGGGACAGGGTTCCTGGCCGATCTGGCTAGTCGCGGTTCCGTCGCTCATCGGTCTGGCGATCCGTCGGCCAAGCATTGGCCGATGGGTTCTCGTCGGCTGGACCATTTCGGCGTTGGTTCAGGTCGTGGCCCCACGATTGTACTGGGCTCATTACTACCTGTTGCCGACTCCAGGTCTTGCAATGCTGGTGGGAGTGACGCTTGGGGACCTGGTGACATCAAGTCAGAAAACGTGGCGATCGTGGCTTCTCGTGCTTGGCCTGATCGGGACGATTCTGGTGTTCGGAGCAATTCAGGTTCGAGACTATCTCTTGGTTCCCTCCGAGCAACTGACAATTCGTCACAAAGGAGGAGGCCAGTGGGTCGAACTTCGAAAAATCGGTCGAGACCTTGGCGAACGAACCACCAACTGGGACGATCCGACTCTCCTGGTTTGGGGATGGCAAAGTCCCTTGAATTTTTACTCGAACATGGATGCTCCGTCGCGTCATTTCTTCACGAACAATTTGATGCGAGACTTTGCCGATCGTCCCCATCCGGTCGTTTCGCCAAAAATCGCCGAACTCATGACTGATCTTCAGGAGAACCAGCCCGACCTCGTCCTGGTAGCCTACCCCCCCTTTTCTGCGCTCAGAGAATTCCTTGAGCAAGGATACTTACCAACAAACCTCTACCGGATCCCGATCTCGCCTGATGGCCGGGGACTTTGGGTTCGTAAAGATCGGCTTGCGGAACTCACCCGATCGATGGCAGATCGGAACTGA
- a CDS encoding glycosyltransferase family 4 protein translates to MRITIVTETYFPQVNGVSRTLSQLVRVLHDSGDAVQLIHPDYGTPCQPETCHRVPSLRIPFYPDVRLPRPPYRGVCRAIHRFRPDLIHIATEATLGLAILRNAEAEGLPVVSSFHTNFDQYSDHYRIGWARGLIWRYLRWFHNRTHETYVPSRSTIANLNSQGFENLVLWPRGVDAALFRPDRPGREAVRKALGFGPEDVVISYVGRVAVEKNIDYLAEALAGSAQKCARIRLLIVGDGPARPLIEARLGTMARFVGFRSGEDLADHYAAADVFAFASRTETFGNVVLEALASGLPAVVLADGGPAEIIQHGRTGLAINPNDPPSRFAEALVALAEDAQLRRQLSETARDYARSQSWEQIMGTLRERYVRIIEDSVPAVTPVSSDLPSIG, encoded by the coding sequence ATGCGGATCACGATCGTCACTGAGACCTACTTTCCACAAGTCAACGGTGTATCTCGGACACTTTCCCAACTTGTGCGAGTGCTACACGACTCAGGTGATGCGGTCCAACTGATCCACCCGGATTATGGGACACCATGCCAGCCGGAGACCTGTCACCGGGTTCCCTCGCTTCGGATTCCGTTTTATCCAGATGTGCGGCTGCCTCGTCCTCCGTATCGGGGGGTCTGTCGGGCGATTCATCGGTTTCGACCTGACCTGATCCACATTGCCACTGAAGCAACTTTGGGGCTGGCTATCCTTCGAAACGCCGAAGCGGAAGGTCTCCCGGTCGTCTCTAGTTTTCACACCAATTTTGATCAGTACTCCGATCACTATCGCATTGGATGGGCTCGGGGGTTGATCTGGCGCTATCTCCGCTGGTTCCACAATCGGACCCATGAGACCTACGTTCCTTCACGATCAACCATTGCGAACCTCAACAGTCAGGGCTTTGAGAACCTCGTCCTCTGGCCCAGGGGAGTCGATGCGGCGCTGTTTCGACCAGACCGACCAGGCCGGGAGGCGGTGAGAAAAGCACTCGGTTTTGGCCCTGAGGATGTCGTAATCTCCTATGTCGGGCGTGTTGCCGTTGAGAAAAATATCGACTACCTTGCCGAGGCGCTCGCGGGCTCTGCGCAGAAATGTGCTCGGATTCGCCTATTGATTGTAGGGGATGGACCTGCCCGACCATTGATCGAAGCTCGGCTGGGAACGATGGCGCGCTTCGTCGGATTTCGATCGGGCGAAGACCTGGCTGACCACTACGCCGCAGCCGATGTGTTCGCCTTCGCCAGCCGCACCGAAACATTCGGAAACGTGGTACTTGAAGCGTTGGCTTCGGGCCTGCCGGCCGTCGTCCTTGCAGACGGTGGTCCAGCAGAGATCATTCAGCACGGTAGGACCGGTCTGGCGATCAATCCCAATGACCCGCCATCGAGGTTTGCTGAAGCTCTAGTTGCGCTCGCAGAGGATGCCCAGCTTCGACGACAACTTTCTGAAACCGCCCGGGATTATGCGCGATCTCAGAGTTGGGAGCAGATCATGGGAACGCTCCGGGAGCGTTACGTTCGGATCATTGAGGATTCTGTGCCGGCTGTGACTCCCGTCAGTTCCGATCTGCCATCGATCGGGTGA